The sequence below is a genomic window from Serratia nevei.
TTCTTCTGCGGCTCTTGCGCCATCCTGCGCCGCAGCGCGCTGGACGAGATCGGCGGCATTGCGGTGGAAACCGTCACCGAAGACGCCCACACCTCGCTGCGCTTGCACCGGCGCGGGCACACCTCGGCCTACATCCGCATTCCGCAGGCCGCCGGGCTGGCGACCGAGAGCCTGTCGGCGCACATCGGCCAGCGCATTCGCTGGGCGCGCGGCATGGTGCAGATCTTCCGGCTGGACAACCCGCTGTTGGGCAAGGGGCTGAAACTGGCGCAGCGCCTGTGCTACGCCAACGCCATGCTGCACTTCCTGTCGGGCATTCCGCGGCTGATCTTCCTCACCGCGCCGCTGGCGTTTTTGCTGCTGCATGCCTACATCATCTTCGCACCGGCGCTGGCGATCGCGCTTTATGTGCTGCCGCACATGATCCACGCCAGCCTGACCAACTCACGTATCCAGGGGAAATACCGCCATTCGTTCTGGAGCGAAATCTATGAAACCGTGCTGGCCTGGTATATCGCGCGGCCGACGACGGTGGCGCTGTTCAATCCGCACAAGGGCAAATTCAACGTCACCGCCAAGGGCGGGCTGGTGGAGGAGGAGCACGTCGACTGGGTGATCACCCGGCCTTACATGTTCCTGGTGATCCTGAACCTGGCCGGGCTGGCGTTCGGCGTCTGGCGGTTGGCCTATGGCCCGACGGACGAGGTGATGACGGTGATCATCAGCCTGGTATGGGTGCTGTACAACATGACGATTCTCGGCGGCGCGGTGGCGGTGGCGGTGGAGGCCAAGCAGGTGCGTCAGGCGCACCGCGTGGAAATCGCCATGCCGGCGGCGATCGCGCGCGCCGACGGCCATCTGTATCCCTGCACGCTGCGCGATTACTCCGACGGCGGCGTGGGCATTGAGATGCGGGTGGAAAACGCGTTGAAAGACGGCGACAAAGCCTCGCTGCTGCTCAAGCGCGGCCAGCAGGAGTACAGCTTCCCCTGCGTGGTGACGCGCGCCTTCGGCAACAAGGTGGGGGTGCGCCTGGCCGACCTCTCCACCCGTGAACACATCGATTTCATTCAGTGCACCTTCGCCCGCGCCGATACCTGGGCGCTATGGCAGGACGGGTTCCCTGAAGACCGGCCGATCGAAAGCCTGCGCGACGTGCTGGCGCTGGGCTTCCGGGGGTATGTGCGCATGGCGGACTATGCGCCGCCGCTGGTGCGCGGTCTGCTGGTCGGGGTCACGTCGCTGACCGCCTGGGTAGTGTCGTTTATTCCGCGCGGCGTCGGCAGGGATCCGACCTTGGGTCAACAAGAAACAGTGGGTTAGCTGCGAGTTCAACCGCCCGCTCACTCGCCCGGTGAACAGGCTCCAACATTGATGATGATACGATGACGAGAAAAATAACCTGGTTAACTGCTCTGGCCTTAGGCATCAGCACCCTGTCGCAGGCCGAAACCGCCACCGCGCCGACCGTGTCGGCCCAGCCGCCGATCGCCGCGGCGGCCGATACGGCGACCGCGCCACCGCCGGCCGCCGCGCCGCAGGATCCGAATGCGCCGGTGCGCGACGTGTCGCTGCCGTTTGCGCAGATAGCGCCGCCGCCGGGCACCTTTGTTTTGCGCGGCACCCGGCCGGACGGGCAGATCGAATTCAGCGTGCGCAGCGATGAGGTGGTCTCGCAGGCGATGCTCGATATGGAGTTTACGCCGTCGCCGGCGCTGATCCCGGTGGAGTCGCACGTCAAGGTCTACCTGAACGACGAGCTGATGGGGGTGACCACGATCGCCAAGGAGCAGCTGGGCAAGCCCAATCGCATCCAGATGGCGATCGATCCGCGCTATATCACCGATTTTAACCGCGTCCGGCTGGTGTTCGTCGGCCATTATCAGAACATCTGCGAAAACCCGGCCAGCACTTCGCTGTGGCTCGACGTCAGCAAATCGAGCGCGTTGAAGCTGCGTTTCCAGACGCTGCCGGTGAAAAACGAGCTGTCGCACTTCCCTGAGCCGTTCTTCGACAGCCGCGATAATCGGCCGCTGACGCTGCCGATGGTGTTCGCCGGCCAGCCTGATCTCGCCCAGCAGCGCGCGGCGGGCATTCTGGCTTCCTGGTTCGGCAGCAAGGCGCAGTGGCGCGGGCAATCCTTCCCGGCGCTGTACAACGCGCTGCCGACGCAGCACGCGGTGGTGTTCGCCACCAACCAGCAGCGCCCGGATTTCCTGCGCGATTATCCGGCGGTCAACGGCCCGACGGTGGAGATGATCAGCCACCCCGATAACCCGTACGTTAAACTGCTGCTGATTCAGGGGCGTGACGACAGCGATTTGATCACCGCGGTGAAGGGCATCGCGCAGGGCAACATCCTGTTCCGCGGCCAGAACGTGACGGTGGACAAGGTGGAACAGCTCGCGCCGCGTCAGCCTTACGACGCGCCGAACTGGGTGCGCACCGATCGGCCGATGACCTTCGCCGAGCTGCAGCAATACGCCGAGCAGCTGCAAACCAGCGGCATCGAACCCGGCCCGATCTCGCTGACCATGAACCTGCCGCCGGATCTGTTCCTGATCCGCAGCACCGGCATCGACATGCACCTGAAATACCGTTATACCGCGCCGCGCATTCAGGACGGTTCGCGGCTGAGCGTCAGTCTGAACAACCAGTTCGTGCAGGCTTACTCGCTGGTGCCGGAACACGAACAGGGCGCACAGCTGCTGCGCCTGCCGCTGACGCAGGGGCTGCTCGACTCCGACAAGAACGTCAGTATTCCGGCGTTGCGGCTGGGCGCCACCAACCAGCTGCGTTTTGACTTCGATTACACCACGCTGCTGGCCAGCGGCGCGGAAGGGCGCTGCGAAACCTACTCCTTCACGCAAAACCACGCGGTGATCGACGGCGCGTCCACCATCGATTTCTCCGGCTACCGCCACTTTATGGCGATGCCGGACCTGCGCGCCTTCGCCAACGCCGGCTTCCCGTTCAGCCGCCTGGCGGATCTGTCGCAAACGCTGGTGTTGGTGAACCAGAAACCGCAGCCGGCGCAGGTCAGCGCGCTGCTGAACGCGCTGGGGGTGATCGGCGCGCAAACCGGCTACCCGGCGCTGGCCTTCACGCTCAGCGACGACTGGTCGCAGGCCAAGGATCGCGACGACGATATCCTGATGGTCGGCACCATCCCGCCGGAGCTGCGCGACGACAAGAAAATCAGCCTGCTGGTGGACGCGACCCAAAGCTGGGTGAAACAGCCGACGCGGCAGCCGCCGCTGCCCAGCGCGGAAGTGCTGGCGGAAGATACCAAACCGGACAGCAAGACCAGCGTCAGCTCCGAGGGGGCGATGTCGGCGATCATCGGCGTGCAGTCGCCGTTCAACGACCAGCGCGGCATCGTGGCGCTGCTGGCGGACAGCCCGCGCGGCTATGAGCTGCTGAACGATGCCCTGCTGGACAGCGGCAAGCGCGCCGCTGTGTTCGGCTCGGTGGCGGTGATCCGCGAATCGGGGGTCAATAGCCTGCGCGTCGGCGATATTTACTATGTCGGCCACCTGCCGTGGTGGGAGCGGCTGTGGTATGCCCTGTCCACCCATCCGGTGCTGCTGGCGGTGATCGCGGTAGTGCTGGTGGTGATCCTGGGGCTGATGCTGTGGCGCGGCCTGAAGGCCTTCAGCCGGCGTCGTCTGGCGCCTGAAGATCGGGATTGACGGCGGTGAGCGCGATGCTGCAACGCCTGTCGCTCGGCATGCTGCTGCTGTGCGCGTTCAGCGCGGCGGCGGCCTGCGAGTGGCCGGGCTGGCAACAGTACAAGCAGTACTACATCAGCCCGCAGGGGCGGGTGATCGATCCGAGCAGCCCGAACAAAATCACCACCTCAGAGGGACAGAGTTACGGCCTGTTCTTCGCCCTGGTGGCCAACGACCGGCCGACTTTCGATCGGCTGCTGGCCTGGACGGAGAACAACCTGGCGGCGGGCGATCTCAGCGCCCGTTTGCCCGCCTGGCTGTGGGGCGAGAGCGACGACAAGCAGTGGAAGGTGCTGGACGCCAACTCAGCGTCGGATGCCGATCTGTGGATAGCTTACAACCTGCTCGAAGCCGGCCGCCTGTGGAAAAGCCGGCGTTATCAAACCCTGGGGACGCTGCTGCTGCAACGCATCGGCCGCGAGGAAGTGGCCGACATTCCCGGCCTGGGCCTGATGCTGTTGCCGGGCAAAGTCGGGTTCGTGGCGGAAGATCGCTGGCGGCTGAACCCCAGCTACCTGCCGCCGCAGCTGCTGGCGCGTTTTGCGGCGCTGAACGGCCCGTGGCGCGCGATGCGCCAGGTCAATCAGCGGCTGTGGCTGGACACCGCGCCGCACGGCTTCTCACCGGACTGGGTGGTGTGGCGGGTCGGTGCCGGCTGGCAGCCGGATACCGTCAAGCCGAACGTCGGCAGCTACGACGCCATTCGGGTCTATCTGTGGGCCGGCATGCTGGCGGACGACGATGAGCACAAGGCGGCGCTGCTCGAACGCTTCCAGCCGATGGCGCATCTCACCGCCAAACAGGGCGTGCCGCCGGAAAAAACCGATACCGCCAGCGGCAAAACCACCGGCACCGGCCCGATCGGCTTTTCTGCCTCGATGCTGCCGATGTTGGCGACGCAGGCCGAGGCGCTGACGACACAGCGGCAACGCATCAGCGAACATCCGCCGGGTGACGACGCCTATTTCAGCGCCTCGCTGACGCTGTTCGGTCAGGGGTGGGATCAACAACGTTATCGCTTTAATCGTCAGGGTGAATTGCAACCCTCGTGGGACGGCCAATGCACAACTTCAAAATAAACTGGCTGAATTTGATTCCGCTGAGCCTGGCGATGTTGCCACAGGCACGCGCCGCGGAGGCCGTGGCCCCGGAGCAGTGGCTGCTGGAGCAGGTGCGTATTGGCGAGGCCGGCAACAAGGACGATCTGGTGCGCCAGTCGCTGTACCGGCTCGAGCTGATGGATCCGAACAACCCGGACGTGATCGCCGCGCGCATGCGTTTGGCGCTGCGGCAGGGCAACATGGCGCTGGCGCAGCAGCAGTTGGACAAGCTGAAAACCCTCGCGCCGCAGTCCAGCGCCTATCGCCAGGCGCAAATGAACATGCTGCTGACGCAGCCGGAAACCCGGCAAAAGCTGCAGCAGGCCCGCCTGATGGCGACTGCCGGTCGGTTGCCGGAGGCCAAGGCGCAGTACGATGCGCTGTTCCACGGCGAGCCGCCGACGCTCGATCTGGCGGTGGAATATTGGCGACTGGTGGCGCGTTTGCCGGGGCAGGAGGCGAAGGCGTTGAAGCAGCTGCAGGCGCTGGATCAGCAATATTCCGGCAACGTGGCGCTGCGTATGTCGCTGGCGCGCATGCTGTTCAGTCAGAACCAGGACGCGCAGGCCTATGAGCTGCTGCAGAAGATCGCCGCCGATCCGGCCGGGCGCGGCGATGCCGCCGATCTGTGGCTGGACAAGGTCAAAGCGATGCCGGTCAGCGCGCAAAGCGTGGCGGCGCTCAACCGCTTCCTCGGCGTGTTCGACACCGGCGATCAGGCGACCAGCGCCCGCGAAGAGCTGGCCAGACAGCAGAAACTGTTGGCCGATCCGGCGTATCAGGCACGGGTACGCGGCCTGGCACAGGTGGATAAAGGCGGCAGCCGGGCGGCCATTCCGGAGTTGCAAAAGGCGTTGGCGGCGGCGCCGAACGACGCCGAGGTGCTGGGCGCGCTCGGCCAGGCCTATTCGCGCGCCGGCAACCGCCCGCAGGCGCTGAAACTGTTCCGCCAGGCGCTGGCCGCCGACAAGAACGGCTACGACAGCGGCAAGTGGCAAAGCCTGATCAAGAGCACCGGCTACTGGCTGGCGATCGACGAAGGCGACAAGGCGCTGAAGGCCGGCAATCTCGCGCTGGCCAGGCAGAAATACCAGCAGGCGCGCCAGCTCGACGACAGCGACGGCGATGCGTTTATCGGCCTGGGCGATGTGGCGGTGGCGAGCAAGGATGACGCCGCGGCGGAAGGATTTTATCAGCAGGCGCTGCGGCGCGACCCCGGCAACGGCAGCGCGCTGCGCGGCCTGGTGAATCTCTATCAACGGCAGTCGCCGGAAAAAGCGCTGGCCTACCTCAACGGCCTGCCGCGCAGCCAACAGGCCAAGCTGCGTAGCACCCTCGACGGGCTGCGGCTCGATATGTTGAAACAGCAGGCGGAGGCGCTGGCGGCGCAGCAGCAGTGGCAGCAGGCGGCGGAAATCTATCGCCGCGCTCAGCCGATGGATCCCGACGATGTCTGGCTGACCTATCGTTACGCGCAGGCGCTGCGTCAGGCCGGGCAGCCGCAGCAGGCGGACGCTCTGTTCCGGCAGCTGGCGCAGCGTCAGCGCGTCAATCCGCAGTTGGCCTATGCCTATGCGCTCTACCTTTCCGGCAGCGATCGCGACGACCAGGCGCTGGCGCAGCTCAATACGCTGCCTGTGGCGCAGTGGAACGACAACATGCGCGAACTGGCGCAGCGGCTGAAAATGCAGGCGGTGATCGCGCAGGCCGAACGGCTGCGGGCGGCCGGCGACGAACCGGCGGCGGAAGCCTATCTGCGCCGGCAGCCGGCGGACACCCGCATCGATTTGCTGCTGGCCGACTGGGCGCTGGCGCGCGGGGAGTATGCGGCGGCGCTGGAGGATTATCAGCGGGTGAAACGGCGCGAACCGAACAACCCGGATGCGCAACTGGGCGAGATCGAAGCCTATGTCGCGCAAGGGGATTTGGACGCGGCGCGCCAGCGGCTGAAAACCGAACCGCAGCCGCAAGACGCTTCGCTCAATAGCCAACGGCGGGTGGCCAACGCCTGGAGTGCGGTCGGCGATCCGCAGCAGGCCGACGCGCTCTTCAACCGGCTGAAAACGGCGGCGGCCTCGGAGCCCGTGGGGCAGACCAAGGCGCTGATCTACCGCGACGCCGCCCGTCTGGAACGGGCGCAGCGGCAGCCGGAGCGGGCGCAGCAGGACTACCGCCAGGCGATGGTGGCCGGCGGCATCACGCCGACGCTGCCGCAGGACAATGACAGCTACACCTATTTGACGCGCAATAACCCGAGCGACGACTGGCTGAAACGCGGCATCCGTTCCGACGCCGCGGATCTGTATCGGCAGCAAGACGTGAACGTCACGCTCGATCACGATTACTGGCGCTCGAGCGGCACCGGCGGCATTTCCGACTTCAACGCGCACGACACCATGCTGCAGGTGGACATGCCGCTGTATGACGGGCGCGCCTTCTTGCGCACCGACACCGTGCAGCTGGACGCCGGCCGCTTCTCGACCGACGGCAGCGGCAAGTACTACGAGACCTTCGGCACCTGCAATACGCAAGGGTGCCGCGGCGATGAACACCAGAAAACCACCGGCACCAGCGTGGCGGCCGGCTGGAAAAACGACCGCTGGGCCGCCGACATCGGCACGACGCCGATGGGCTTTGAGGTGGTCGACTGGACCGGCGGCCTGGCCTACAGCGGCGACTGGAACCACATCGGTTGGACGCTGGCGGCCTCGCGGCGGCCGATCTCCAGCTCGCTGCTGGCGTTCGGCGGTGCCAAAGATCCGAACACCGGCACCACCTGGGGCGGCGTGCGCGCCACCGGCGTCAGCCTGAGCGCGAGCTACGATCGCGGCGAGGCGAACGGCGTGTGGGCCGATCTCAGCGCGCACCAGATTACCGGCAAGAACGTGGCGGACAACCAGCGGCAGCGGTTGATGGCCGGCTACTACTACAAGCTGATCAACGAAGACAATCGCCGTCTGAGCGTCGGGCTCAATACCATGCTGTGGCACTACCAGAAGGATTTGAGCGGCTACTCGCTGGGGCAGGGCGGCTATTACAGCCCGCAGCAATATCTGTCGCTGTCGCTGCCGGTCAACTATCGCCAGCGCACCGAGAACTGGTCGTGGGAGCTGGGCGGTTCGGTTTCGATGTCCCATTCGAAAACCGATAGCCAGCGCCGCTATCCGCTGCAGGGGCTGATCCCGGATTCACTGCCCGATAAGTTCGCCGTCGAGGACGGCAGCGCCTCGAGCGGCGTCGGTTATACGCTGCGGGCGATCGTCGAACGCCGCCTCAGTTCGCACTGGACGCTCGGCGCCGGCATCGACATTCAGCAGGCGAAGGACTATACGCCGAGCCACGCGTTGATTTATCTGCGTTATTCCCTGGCCGGCTGGCAGGGAGATCTCGATTTGCCGCCGCAACCGCTGACGCCTTACGCCGACTTCAAGTAACCGGGAGGGGAAAGATTCGGAGTGTCGGACACCGGGGAGTTTTGTTACCCTGTGTCCGGGTCGCGTTTGTTCGCTTTAGGAAAAGACTGAAACCCGCGATTTTCTTGGCTTTGCCTGCGGCATAGCCAGATTAAAACAGCCGATGATCGAGTATACTCAGCCCGGTTCGAGGGGGCGGGTGAGAGTCAGCCCCCTTTTTGTTTCAGCCCGATTTCACGGAGAGCAGGTTTGCGGGTCAGGCGTTCGTTAACGATTAAGCAGATGGCGACGGTGTCCGGCGTGGCACTGGTCACGATCTGTATCTTTATCGTGATCCAGTTATTCCACTTTGTGCAGCAGCGCAGGGATGACTACGCCCAGCAACTGGAGAATATCGCTCATTCCGTGCGCCAGCCGTTGGCGGAAGCGGTGCTGCGCATGGACGTGCCGGAAGCCAAAAAGGTGCTGAATACGCTGCTGCCGGTCGGCATTTTGAGCCGGGCGGATATCGTCTTGCCGAACGAGTTTCAGGCGCTGCACGCCAATTTCCCGCCTGAGAGGCCGGTGCCGACGCTGATCGCCCGGCTGTTTGAACTGCCGATCCAAATTTCCGTACCGCTCTATTCGCTGGAGCGGGTGCCGGCTAACCAGCAGCCGCTGGCCTATCTGGTGCTGCAGGCCGACTCGTTCCGCATGTACCAGTTTATCCTCAGTATTTTGTCGACCATGTTGTCGACCTACCTGCTGCTGGCGCTGATCCTGTCGGTGGCCATCACCTGGTGCATGAACCGGCTGATGGTGCATCCGCTGCGCGCGATGGCCAAGGAGCTGGAAAACATCTCGCAGGACGAAGCGCCCTATCACCAGCTGATGCTGCCGGCGCTGCACCAGGACGACGAGCTCGGCCTGTTGGTGCGCAACTACAACCGCAATCAACAGACGCTGGCCAAGGCGCATGCCGACATGAGCCGCCTCAGCACCCGCCATCCGGTGACCGAACTGCCGAATCCGGCGTTGCTGAACGCGTTGCTGGAACAGCATATCGCTTCCAGCCTGCGCCCCGAGCGTTTTAACCTGCTGGTGATCGGCATCGAGACGCTGCATGAGGCCTCGGGCGTGATGAGCCCGGCGATGCGTGAAGCGTTGCTGTTGGCGCTGGCGAAGAAGCTGCGCGGCTGCATCGACGAAAACGGCGTGCTGGCGCAGCTGAGCAATACCGAATTCGCCATCCTGGCCAAGGGCATCGAGCGGCCGTTCCACGCCATGCAGCTGGCACGGCGCATCATGGCGGAGATCAACGCGCCGTTGACGCTGGAAGGCTTGGCGCTGCGGCCCAACGCCAGCATCGGCATCGCGCACTACCTTAATCAGGGGGAAAGTGCGGAACAGCTGCTGCGCAGCGCCACCTCGGCGATGATGTCCGCGCACCGCGAAGGAAAAAATCAGATCCTGTTCTTCGAACCCAGCCTGACGGAACGCACGCAGAAGCGGTTGACGCAGGAGAGCGAGATCTTGCACGGCATCGAACAGCGGCATTTTACGCTGTTCCTGCAGCCGCAGATCGACATGCAGTCCAACGAGGTGATCGGCGCCGAAGCGTTGCTGCGTTGGCAGCAGTATGACGGCAGCTATACCCTGCCGGCCGACGTTATCCCGCTCGCGGAAGAGCTGGGCGTGATCGTGCCCCTCGGCAACTGGGTGCTGGAAGAGTCCTGCCGTATCCTGGCGGACTGGCAGCAACGCGGCATTGAGCTGCCGCTGGCGGTCAACGTTTCCGGTATTCAGATGCAGGATGAGGCGTTCGTTCCGCATCTGAAAAACCTGCTGGCGCAGTATCGGATCGATCCGCGCAAGCTGCTGCTGGAGATCACCGAGACGGTACGCATCGACGATCTCGACCGTGCGCTGGCGCTGCTGCGTGAGCTGCACGATCTGGGATTGTCGATCGCGCTGGACGACTTCGGGATGGGCTACTCCAGCCTGGAGTACCTGAACCGCTTGAAATCCCTGCCGATTGACCTGATTAAAATCGACCGCAGTTTCATTCAGGGGCTGCCGGCCGACGATGCGATGGTGCGCATCGTCAGCTCGATCTCTGAAGTGCTGGCGTTGCCGGTGATGGCCGAAGGCGTGGAAAACGCCGAGCAGCGCGACTG
It includes:
- the bcsA gene encoding UDP-forming cellulose synthase catalytic subunit, with the translated sequence MSRVLSLLLVPPVRQAVQTRYRGYRRNGASALTAFFATLLVALGWLLLRFESPAWQRVRAGRAYWFPHLSADRPRPADALRYLLQGLWLLLFRSGRAPVQRDYFAGWRRLQQRCADWLQGLPQRLKNAGVEQRSVERLGRMSRGMRRALFILVSVLAAILAMLCISQPFDLPAQFVFVLLLWGIAMVVRRVPGRLPGLMLIVLSLTVSCRYLWWRYTATLNWDDPLSLVCGLLLLVAETYAWVVLVLGYFQTVWPLNRQPVPLPADSATWPTIDLMVPTYNEDLGVVKPTIYAALGIDWPKEKVNIYILDDGNRPEFRAFADEVGVKYIARPTHEHAKAGNINNALKQATGEFVAIFDCDHVPTRSFLQLTMGWFFKDKKLAMLQTPHHFFSPDPFERNLGRFRQTPNEGTLFYGLVQDGNDMWDATFFCGSCAILRRSALDEIGGIAVETVTEDAHTSLRLHRRGHTSAYIRIPQAAGLATESLSAHIGQRIRWARGMVQIFRLDNPLLGKGLKLAQRLCYANAMLHFLSGIPRLIFLTAPLAFLLLHAYIIFAPALAIALYVLPHMIHASLTNSRIQGKYRHSFWSEIYETVLAWYIARPTTVALFNPHKGKFNVTAKGGLVEEEHVDWVITRPYMFLVILNLAGLAFGVWRLAYGPTDEVMTVIISLVWVLYNMTILGGAVAVAVEAKQVRQAHRVEIAMPAAIARADGHLYPCTLRDYSDGGVGIEMRVENALKDGDKASLLLKRGQQEYSFPCVVTRAFGNKVGVRLADLSTREHIDFIQCTFARADTWALWQDGFPEDRPIESLRDVLALGFRGYVRMADYAPPLVRGLLVGVTSLTAWVVSFIPRGVGRDPTLGQQETVG
- the bcsB gene encoding cellulose biosynthesis cyclic di-GMP-binding regulatory protein BcsB — encoded protein: MTRKITWLTALALGISTLSQAETATAPTVSAQPPIAAAADTATAPPPAAAPQDPNAPVRDVSLPFAQIAPPPGTFVLRGTRPDGQIEFSVRSDEVVSQAMLDMEFTPSPALIPVESHVKVYLNDELMGVTTIAKEQLGKPNRIQMAIDPRYITDFNRVRLVFVGHYQNICENPASTSLWLDVSKSSALKLRFQTLPVKNELSHFPEPFFDSRDNRPLTLPMVFAGQPDLAQQRAAGILASWFGSKAQWRGQSFPALYNALPTQHAVVFATNQQRPDFLRDYPAVNGPTVEMISHPDNPYVKLLLIQGRDDSDLITAVKGIAQGNILFRGQNVTVDKVEQLAPRQPYDAPNWVRTDRPMTFAELQQYAEQLQTSGIEPGPISLTMNLPPDLFLIRSTGIDMHLKYRYTAPRIQDGSRLSVSLNNQFVQAYSLVPEHEQGAQLLRLPLTQGLLDSDKNVSIPALRLGATNQLRFDFDYTTLLASGAEGRCETYSFTQNHAVIDGASTIDFSGYRHFMAMPDLRAFANAGFPFSRLADLSQTLVLVNQKPQPAQVSALLNALGVIGAQTGYPALAFTLSDDWSQAKDRDDDILMVGTIPPELRDDKKISLLVDATQSWVKQPTRQPPLPSAEVLAEDTKPDSKTSVSSEGAMSAIIGVQSPFNDQRGIVALLADSPRGYELLNDALLDSGKRAAVFGSVAVIRESGVNSLRVGDIYYVGHLPWWERLWYALSTHPVLLAVIAVVLVVILGLMLWRGLKAFSRRRLAPEDRD
- the bcsZ gene encoding cellulose synthase complex periplasmic endoglucanase BcsZ yields the protein MSAMLQRLSLGMLLLCAFSAAAACEWPGWQQYKQYYISPQGRVIDPSSPNKITTSEGQSYGLFFALVANDRPTFDRLLAWTENNLAAGDLSARLPAWLWGESDDKQWKVLDANSASDADLWIAYNLLEAGRLWKSRRYQTLGTLLLQRIGREEVADIPGLGLMLLPGKVGFVAEDRWRLNPSYLPPQLLARFAALNGPWRAMRQVNQRLWLDTAPHGFSPDWVVWRVGAGWQPDTVKPNVGSYDAIRVYLWAGMLADDDEHKAALLERFQPMAHLTAKQGVPPEKTDTASGKTTGTGPIGFSASMLPMLATQAEALTTQRQRISEHPPGDDAYFSASLTLFGQGWDQQRYRFNRQGELQPSWDGQCTTSK
- the bcsC gene encoding cellulose synthase complex outer membrane protein BcsC, which gives rise to MHNFKINWLNLIPLSLAMLPQARAAEAVAPEQWLLEQVRIGEAGNKDDLVRQSLYRLELMDPNNPDVIAARMRLALRQGNMALAQQQLDKLKTLAPQSSAYRQAQMNMLLTQPETRQKLQQARLMATAGRLPEAKAQYDALFHGEPPTLDLAVEYWRLVARLPGQEAKALKQLQALDQQYSGNVALRMSLARMLFSQNQDAQAYELLQKIAADPAGRGDAADLWLDKVKAMPVSAQSVAALNRFLGVFDTGDQATSAREELARQQKLLADPAYQARVRGLAQVDKGGSRAAIPELQKALAAAPNDAEVLGALGQAYSRAGNRPQALKLFRQALAADKNGYDSGKWQSLIKSTGYWLAIDEGDKALKAGNLALARQKYQQARQLDDSDGDAFIGLGDVAVASKDDAAAEGFYQQALRRDPGNGSALRGLVNLYQRQSPEKALAYLNGLPRSQQAKLRSTLDGLRLDMLKQQAEALAAQQQWQQAAEIYRRAQPMDPDDVWLTYRYAQALRQAGQPQQADALFRQLAQRQRVNPQLAYAYALYLSGSDRDDQALAQLNTLPVAQWNDNMRELAQRLKMQAVIAQAERLRAAGDEPAAEAYLRRQPADTRIDLLLADWALARGEYAAALEDYQRVKRREPNNPDAQLGEIEAYVAQGDLDAARQRLKTEPQPQDASLNSQRRVANAWSAVGDPQQADALFNRLKTAAASEPVGQTKALIYRDAARLERAQRQPERAQQDYRQAMVAGGITPTLPQDNDSYTYLTRNNPSDDWLKRGIRSDAADLYRQQDVNVTLDHDYWRSSGTGGISDFNAHDTMLQVDMPLYDGRAFLRTDTVQLDAGRFSTDGSGKYYETFGTCNTQGCRGDEHQKTTGTSVAAGWKNDRWAADIGTTPMGFEVVDWTGGLAYSGDWNHIGWTLAASRRPISSSLLAFGGAKDPNTGTTWGGVRATGVSLSASYDRGEANGVWADLSAHQITGKNVADNQRQRLMAGYYYKLINEDNRRLSVGLNTMLWHYQKDLSGYSLGQGGYYSPQQYLSLSLPVNYRQRTENWSWELGGSVSMSHSKTDSQRRYPLQGLIPDSLPDKFAVEDGSASSGVGYTLRAIVERRLSSHWTLGAGIDIQQAKDYTPSHALIYLRYSLAGWQGDLDLPPQPLTPYADFK
- the hmsP gene encoding biofilm formation regulator HmsP → MRVRRSLTIKQMATVSGVALVTICIFIVIQLFHFVQQRRDDYAQQLENIAHSVRQPLAEAVLRMDVPEAKKVLNTLLPVGILSRADIVLPNEFQALHANFPPERPVPTLIARLFELPIQISVPLYSLERVPANQQPLAYLVLQADSFRMYQFILSILSTMLSTYLLLALILSVAITWCMNRLMVHPLRAMAKELENISQDEAPYHQLMLPALHQDDELGLLVRNYNRNQQTLAKAHADMSRLSTRHPVTELPNPALLNALLEQHIASSLRPERFNLLVIGIETLHEASGVMSPAMREALLLALAKKLRGCIDENGVLAQLSNTEFAILAKGIERPFHAMQLARRIMAEINAPLTLEGLALRPNASIGIAHYLNQGESAEQLLRSATSAMMSAHREGKNQILFFEPSLTERTQKRLTQESEILHGIEQRHFTLFLQPQIDMQSNEVIGAEALLRWQQYDGSYTLPADVIPLAEELGVIVPLGNWVLEESCRILADWQQRGIELPLAVNVSGIQMQDEAFVPHLKNLLAQYRIDPRKLLLEITETVRIDDLDRALALLRELHDLGLSIALDDFGMGYSSLEYLNRLKSLPIDLIKIDRSFIQGLPADDAMVRIVSSISEVLALPVMAEGVENAEQRDWLLKHGIRSGQGFLFARPLPREAFEAEFCRAAP